The following are encoded together in the Ovis canadensis isolate MfBH-ARS-UI-01 breed Bighorn chromosome 2, ARS-UI_OviCan_v2, whole genome shotgun sequence genome:
- the LOC138433642 gene encoding interferon omega-1-like: MAFVLSLLMALALVNYSLGGSLGCDLSQNHILIGRKNLRLLGQMRRISPRFCLQDRKDFAFPQEMVEGSQLQEAQAISVFHEMLQQSFNLFHTESSSAAWDTTLLEQLRTGLHQQLDDLDACLGQVMGEEDSALGRTGPTLAVKRYFQGIHVYLKEKEYSDCAWETIRVEMMKALSSSTSLQERLRKMGGDLNSP, translated from the coding sequence ATGGCCTTCGTGCTCTCTCTACTCATGGCCCTGGCGCTGGTCAACTATAGCCTGGGAGGATCCCTGGGCTGTGACCTGTCTCAGAACCACATTCTGATTGGCAGGAAGAACCTCAGGCTCCTGGGCCAAATGAGGAGAATCTCCCCTCGCTTCTGTCTGCAGGACAGAAAAGACTTTGCTTtcccccaggagatggtggagggcagccagctccaggaggcccaggccatCTCTGTGTTCCATGAGATGCTCCAGCAGAGCTTCAACCTCTTCCACACAGAGAGCTCCTCTGCTGCCTGGGACACCACCCTCCTGGAGCAGCTCCGCACTGGACTCCATCAACAGCTGGACGAcctggacgcctgcctggggcaggtGATGGGAGAGGAAGACTCTGCCCTGGGAAGGACGGGCCCCACCCTGGCTGTGAAGAGGTACTTCCAGGGCATCCATGTCTACCTGAAAGAGAAGGAATACAGCGACTGCGCCTGGGAAACCATCAGAGTGGAGATGATGAAAGCCCTCTCGTCATCAACCAGCTTGCAAGAAAGGTTAAGAAAGATGGGTGGAGATCTGAACTCACCTTGA
- the LOC138433647 gene encoding interferon alpha-1-like, with protein MAPAWSLLLALLVLSCNAICSWGCHLPHTHSLANRRVLMLLRQLKRVSPFSCLQDRNDFAFPQEALGGSQLQKVQAISVLHKVTQHTFQLFSTEGSAAVWDQSLLDKLRTTLDQQLTDLQACLRQEEGLRGAPLLKEDSSLAVRKYFHRVTLYLQEKRHSPCAWEVVRAEVMRAFSSSTNLQERFRSKD; from the coding sequence ATGGCCCCAGCCTGGTCCTTACTCCTGGCCCTGCTGGTGCTCAGCTGCAACGCCATCTGCTCTTGGGGCTGCCACCTGCCTCACACCCACAGCCTGGCCAACAGGAGGGTCCTGATGCTCCTGCGACAACTGAAGAGGgtctcccctttctcctgcctgcAGGACAGAAATGACTTCGCATTCCCCCAGGAGGCGCTGGGTGGCAGCCAGTTGCAGAAGGTTCAGGCCATCTCTGTGCTCCACAAGGTGACCCAGCACACCTTCCAGCTCTTCAGCACAGAGGGCTCGGCCGCCGTGTGGGACCAGAGCCTCCTGGACAAGCTCCGCACCACACTGGATCAGCAGCTCACTGACCTGCAAGCCTGTctcaggcaggaggaggggctgcGAGGGGCTCCCCTGCTCAAGGAGGACTCCAGCCTGGCTGTGAGGAAATACTTCCACAGAGTCACTCTCTATCTGCAAGAGAAGAGACACAGCCCTTGTGCCTGGGAGGTTGTCAGAGCAGAAGTCATGAGAGCCTTCTCTTCCTCAACAAACTTGCAGGAGAGATTCAGGAGCAAGGACTGA
- the LOC138433643 gene encoding interferon omega-1-like, which yields MAFVLSLLMALVLVSYGPGGSLGCDLSQNHVLVGRKNLRLLGEMTRLSPHLCLQDRKDFAFPQEMVEGGQLQEAQAISVLHEMLQQSFNLFHPERSSAAWNTTLLKQLRNGLLDQLVDLDACLGQVMGEEDSALGRMDPTLAVKRYFQGIHFYLQENGYSDCAWETVRVEIMRSLSSSTSLQERLRMMDGDVNSP from the coding sequence ATGGCCTTCGTGCTCTCTCTGCTCATGGCCCTGGTGCTGGTCAGCTACGGCCCAGGAGGATCCCTGGGCTGTGACCTGTCTCAGAACCACGTGCTGGTTGGCAGGAAGAACCTCAGGCTCCTGGGCGAAATGACGAGACTCTCCCCTCACTTGTGTCTGCAGGACAGAAAAGACTTCGCTTtcccccaggagatggtggagggtggccagctccaggaggcccaggccatCTCTGTGCTCCACGAGATGCTCCAGCAGAGCTTCAACCTCTTCCACCCAGAGCGCTCCTCTGCTGCCTGGAACACCACCCTCCTGAAGCAGCTCCGCAATGGACTCCTGGACCAGCTTGTCGACCTGGATGCCTGCCTGGGGCAGGTGATGGGAGAGGAAGACTCTGCCCTGGGAAGGATGGACCCCACCCTGGCCGTGAAGAGGTACTTCCAGGGCATCCATTTCTACCTGCAAGAGAATGGATACAGCGACTGTGCCTGGGAAACCGTCAGAGTGGAAATCATGAGATCCTTGTCTTCATCAACTAGCTTGCAAGAAAGGCTAAGAATGATGGATGGAGACGTGAACTCACCTTGA
- the LOC138433649 gene encoding interferon omega-1-like, with amino-acid sequence MAFVLSLLMALVLVSYGSGGSLGCDLSQNHVLIGRKNLRLLGQMRRLSPRFCLQDRKDFAFPQEMVEGGQLQEAQAISVLHKMLQQSFNLFHTERASAAWNTTLLEQLHTGLHQQLDDLDACLGQVMGEEDSALGRMGPTLAVKRYFQGIHVYLQEKGYSDCAWEIARLEILRSFSSLTNLKERLR; translated from the coding sequence ATGGCCTTCGTGCTCTCTCTACTCATGGCCCTGGTGCTGGTCAGTTATGGCTCGGGAGGATCCCTGGGCTGTGACCTGTCTCAGAACCATGTTCTCATTGGCAGGAAGAACCTCAGGCTCCTGGGCCAAATGAGAAGACTCTCCCCTCGCTTCTGCCTGCAGGACAGAAAAGACTTCGCTTtcccccaggagatggtggagggcggccagctccaggaggcccaggccatCTCTGTGCTCCACAAGATGCTCCAGCAGAGCTTCAACCTCTTCCACACAGAGCGCGCCTCTGCTGCCTGGAACACCACCCTCCTGGAGCAGCTCCACACTGGACTCCATCAGCAGCTGGATGAcctggacgcctgcctggggcaggtGATGGGAGAGGAAGACTCTGCCCTGGGAAGGATGGGCCCCACCCTGGCCGTGAAGAGGTACTTCCAGGGCATCCATGTCTACCTGCAAGAGAAGGGATACAGCGACTGTGCCTGGGAAATCGCCAGACTGGAAATCCTGAGATCCTTCTCTTCATTAACCAACTTGAAAGAAAGGTTAAGATGA